Proteins from a genomic interval of Methanoplanus endosymbiosus:
- a CDS encoding DUF7557 family protein, giving the protein MSSNTINLSDEAFERLNKWKKEDESYSSVILRVLPKFRDISKILEGSEYDLTEEEGERLKQEIRE; this is encoded by the coding sequence ATGTCCAGTAATACCATCAATCTCTCTGATGAAGCATTTGAAAGGTTAAACAAATGGAAAAAAGAAGATGAAAGTTATTCATCTGTAATATTAAGAGTCCTGCCTAAGTTTCGTGATATTTCAAAAATTCTTGAGGGATCTGAATATGATCTTACTGAAGAAGAGGGGGAAAGACTTAAACAGGAAATTA